Proteins from a genomic interval of candidate division KSB1 bacterium:
- a CDS encoding peptidase C1, with amino-acid sequence MRRSWLIVLTLALVALAQAQDKAIYKTRKVGEQERTYLTIDAAALKYPRAIEEFQTVWHNPPVRQDTTGTCWAFSTISFLESEIKRLHGKEVRLSEMYVVYWEYVEKARRFLREKGNSEFGEGSEHNAVIERIRQYGCVPLESYTGLVGGRTTHNHAPLYRELRSFLDYCKEKGYWDEDQAIAYVRLVLNKHLGEPPTHIVVDGREMTPIEYARDYLRLPLDDYVAIMSTTSIPFWTQGEYKVPDNWWHSQEYYNVPLEDFYEGIRSALRSGFSVALGGDISEPGKVSEVDLAVVPSFDIPGQLINQDAREFRFYNRTSTDDHGIHCVGYTRKFGHDWFLIKDSGRSAYEGNLKGYYIFRDDYVKLKMLTYLVHKDGVSWLLKKFQEKQAASKQAKP; translated from the coding sequence ATGAGAAGAAGCTGGCTCATCGTCCTAACCCTGGCACTGGTGGCCTTGGCTCAGGCTCAGGACAAGGCGATCTACAAGACCCGCAAGGTCGGCGAACAGGAACGGACCTATTTGACCATCGACGCGGCAGCCCTCAAGTATCCCAGGGCTATTGAGGAATTCCAGACGGTGTGGCATAACCCTCCCGTACGCCAGGACACGACAGGTACCTGCTGGGCCTTTTCGACTATCTCCTTCCTGGAGTCCGAGATCAAGCGCCTGCATGGCAAGGAGGTCCGGCTGTCGGAAATGTACGTCGTGTACTGGGAATACGTGGAGAAGGCACGGCGTTTTCTGCGCGAGAAGGGCAATTCGGAGTTCGGAGAGGGCTCCGAGCATAACGCAGTGATCGAAAGGATCCGGCAGTACGGATGTGTGCCTCTGGAATCGTACACGGGCCTGGTAGGAGGGCGGACCACGCACAATCACGCTCCTCTCTACCGCGAGCTCCGATCGTTCCTCGACTACTGCAAGGAAAAGGGCTATTGGGACGAGGACCAGGCCATCGCGTACGTAAGGCTCGTACTGAATAAGCACCTCGGCGAGCCGCCCACTCACATAGTGGTCGATGGACGGGAGATGACCCCCATCGAGTACGCCCGAGACTATCTGCGTCTGCCTCTCGATGACTACGTGGCGATTATGTCCACTACGAGTATCCCCTTCTGGACTCAGGGTGAGTACAAGGTTCCCGACAACTGGTGGCACAGCCAAGAGTACTACAACGTCCCCCTGGAGGACTTCTACGAGGGGATCCGCTCTGCCCTGCGGTCCGGATTCAGCGTCGCCCTCGGTGGGGATATTTCGGAACCCGGCAAAGTAAGCGAGGTAGATCTCGCCGTGGTCCCGAGCTTTGACATCCCCGGTCAGCTTATCAACCAGGATGCGCGGGAGTTCCGCTTCTACAACAGGACCTCGACGGACGATCACGGCATTCACTGCGTTGGGTACACCAGAAAATTCGGGCATGACTGGTTCCTCATTAAGGACTCGGGCCGCAGCGCCTACGAAGGGAACCTTAAGGGTTATTACATCTTCCGGGACGACTACGTGAAGCTGAAAATGCTCACCTACCTGGTGCACAAGGATGGTGTCTCGTGGCTTCTCAAGAAGTTCCAGGAAAAGCAGGCAGCCAGCAAACAGGCTAAGCCCTGA